A genomic region of Micromonospora sp. NBRC 110009 contains the following coding sequences:
- a CDS encoding NACHT domain-containing protein: MSIMGVAMRGPRRGRVWAAGLWLRQRRRRWRTRRERRTERSLRRRTDHRTDHRMTWRHHHGLRWAIIATATILVAWTIYSLVLTVLDTEPGFLPMSRWCAGQPPRSYYCGQVEGFVKGPLIVGLGLAVFIFWRYLRVRRWYDRNALRNRQMVIATAERDISGVHVVGRDELCELMIQRLRDEHHRRPLVLVGDIGTGKTATLVRLAELLMATDVVPIGIDLRTVTTPEQLNFHQLAQAQFERTIDTQLHATGEADKVWRRLWLENRIVVLADGLEEALADTAQPADRDSLLREAIRGAVRERLPLVVASRPADPLRGLDALLLQLEPLAQGPALEYVQSRSRRSDAGQRSDRITGLVKAADVAESPFFLRVIGQLYEIDRLDRVEPAGRGRSALRWSLLEEWYEATLAGDLYEDYGMPPTERSDAIEVLSALACLGLRDNQQSVRTTALSGADGTPDAGRQWILAELRSRLHKLSADNPQDIGLAETTGDALNIVVKRQDGVRFQHGVIQAYLGSRFLAAALRDDAFLDRALTRNHGPGRELLAALTLYCRSGGVFERLDGRRMPPSAPGRLHRLGDAVRQTVRIRPSAADATVTRNRSISLVQRLCAEATGTRNRTRALEMFATALEMDAASGHPLHRKLADAIRVAWPTYQGDGSVTDRPLEDAKIALVHRYGDAARQLGNRPPEGGPRGQQPEPQYRQLFQMMAEETSYLPRLAAAREIASGGDAAVRALHDLLDEPPETADTLGRERLEELRTWIAPSLFLFAEGAYAPGEPDWRGVARETLRRWVHRLATDASDGARVYELTLAQGFRLAANCRTYPAHRSILIEEAEKALRYSRFWYSHLVLLQALTLLALPRDPSETLRERGHGSDPRGLVTFWTSIAGGGHRAPQPGSGTAHPLVLEVADLCVEALTDRHPERRCWVDEREIVGRVGAASSQPGVRRMQDSWLPPSHGWAVLEPRAQRLLADVMLLLNLADRGQDNSERARRLSRASRAELPPCLTIDRSAMRVTLSRRQAHDVQPGSTCIDDCPFRLCPLPPKGDELPYQMDEAFCAHQIDLVGHWFRAPGRADWQAVNREDLRTFWREMSERMAPAWRK; this comes from the coding sequence ATGTCGATCATGGGGGTGGCCATGCGCGGGCCGAGACGTGGCCGGGTCTGGGCGGCCGGGCTGTGGCTACGCCAGCGGCGGCGCAGGTGGCGCACCCGACGGGAACGCCGGACCGAGCGGAGCCTCCGCCGGCGGACGGACCACCGGACCGATCACCGGATGACCTGGCGGCACCACCACGGGCTGCGCTGGGCGATCATCGCCACCGCCACGATCCTCGTGGCGTGGACCATCTACTCGCTGGTGCTGACGGTCCTCGACACCGAGCCCGGTTTCCTGCCGATGTCGCGGTGGTGCGCGGGACAGCCGCCGAGGTCGTACTACTGCGGGCAGGTGGAGGGCTTCGTCAAGGGCCCGCTGATCGTGGGGCTCGGCCTCGCGGTGTTCATCTTCTGGCGGTATCTGCGGGTCCGCCGCTGGTACGACCGCAACGCCCTGCGCAACCGCCAGATGGTGATCGCCACCGCCGAACGCGACATCAGCGGCGTCCACGTGGTCGGCCGTGACGAGCTGTGCGAACTGATGATCCAACGGCTGCGCGACGAGCACCACCGCCGGCCGCTGGTGCTGGTGGGCGACATCGGCACCGGCAAGACGGCGACGCTGGTCCGCCTCGCGGAGCTGCTGATGGCCACCGACGTCGTACCGATCGGGATCGACCTGCGCACCGTCACCACTCCGGAGCAGCTGAACTTCCACCAGCTCGCCCAGGCGCAGTTCGAGCGCACCATCGACACCCAACTGCATGCCACCGGCGAGGCGGACAAGGTGTGGCGGCGGCTCTGGCTGGAGAACCGCATCGTCGTGCTCGCCGACGGCCTGGAGGAGGCCCTCGCCGACACCGCCCAGCCCGCCGACCGGGACAGCCTGCTGCGCGAGGCCATCCGGGGCGCGGTCCGGGAGCGGCTCCCCCTGGTGGTCGCGTCGCGCCCCGCCGATCCGCTGCGCGGGCTGGACGCGCTGCTGCTGCAGCTGGAGCCGCTCGCCCAGGGCCCCGCCCTGGAGTACGTGCAGAGCCGCAGCCGCCGCTCGGACGCCGGGCAGCGGTCGGATCGGATCACCGGGCTGGTCAAGGCCGCCGACGTCGCCGAGTCACCGTTCTTCCTGCGGGTCATCGGCCAGCTCTACGAAATCGACCGCCTCGACCGGGTCGAGCCGGCGGGTCGGGGCAGATCCGCGCTGCGCTGGAGTCTGCTGGAGGAGTGGTACGAAGCCACCCTCGCCGGGGACCTCTACGAGGACTACGGCATGCCGCCGACCGAACGGTCCGACGCCATCGAGGTGCTCTCCGCGCTCGCCTGCCTCGGGCTGCGCGACAACCAGCAGTCGGTGCGCACCACCGCACTCAGCGGCGCCGACGGCACGCCGGACGCCGGCCGGCAGTGGATCCTCGCCGAACTCCGATCCCGGCTGCACAAGCTCAGCGCCGACAACCCGCAGGACATCGGGCTCGCCGAGACCACCGGGGACGCGCTCAACATCGTGGTGAAACGGCAGGACGGGGTGCGCTTCCAGCACGGGGTGATCCAGGCGTACCTCGGCTCTCGCTTCCTCGCCGCCGCCCTGCGCGACGACGCCTTCCTCGATCGGGCCCTCACCCGCAACCACGGCCCCGGACGGGAACTGCTCGCGGCCCTCACCCTCTATTGCCGCAGCGGCGGGGTGTTCGAACGGCTGGACGGACGGCGGATGCCGCCGTCCGCACCCGGAAGGCTGCACCGCCTCGGTGACGCCGTCCGGCAGACCGTACGCATCCGCCCGAGCGCCGCGGACGCGACGGTCACCCGGAACCGGTCGATCAGCCTCGTCCAGCGGCTCTGCGCCGAGGCGACCGGGACGCGGAACCGCACCCGGGCCCTGGAGATGTTCGCGACCGCGCTGGAGATGGACGCCGCCAGCGGGCACCCGCTCCACCGGAAACTCGCCGACGCGATCCGCGTCGCCTGGCCCACCTACCAGGGAGACGGCTCGGTCACCGACCGCCCCCTCGAAGACGCCAAGATCGCTCTCGTGCACCGGTACGGCGACGCCGCCCGGCAGCTCGGAAACCGGCCTCCGGAAGGCGGGCCCCGGGGCCAGCAGCCCGAGCCGCAGTACCGGCAGCTGTTCCAGATGATGGCCGAGGAGACCTCCTACCTGCCCCGCCTGGCCGCCGCCCGGGAGATCGCCAGCGGCGGCGACGCAGCCGTCCGCGCGCTGCACGACCTGCTCGACGAGCCGCCGGAGACGGCCGACACCCTGGGCCGGGAACGCCTGGAGGAGCTGCGGACCTGGATCGCGCCGTCGCTGTTCCTCTTCGCCGAGGGTGCGTACGCCCCCGGCGAACCGGACTGGCGGGGCGTGGCCCGGGAGACCCTGCGACGCTGGGTGCACCGCCTGGCCACCGACGCGTCGGACGGGGCCCGCGTCTACGAGCTCACGCTCGCGCAGGGCTTCCGGCTGGCGGCCAACTGCCGCACGTACCCGGCGCACCGCAGCATCCTGATCGAGGAAGCCGAGAAGGCGCTGCGCTACTCCCGGTTCTGGTACTCGCACCTGGTGCTCCTGCAAGCGCTCACCCTGCTGGCCCTGCCCCGCGATCCCAGCGAGACGCTGCGCGAGCGGGGTCACGGTTCGGACCCACGCGGCCTGGTCACCTTCTGGACCTCGATCGCCGGCGGCGGGCACCGTGCCCCGCAGCCCGGCAGCGGTACGGCACACCCGCTCGTCCTCGAGGTCGCCGATCTGTGCGTCGAGGCGCTCACCGACCGCCATCCGGAACGGCGCTGCTGGGTTGACGAGCGGGAGATCGTCGGACGGGTGGGAGCGGCCAGCTCCCAACCCGGCGTCCGCCGGATGCAGGACTCCTGGCTGCCGCCGTCGCACGGCTGGGCCGTCCTGGAACCGCGGGCCCAACGGTTGCTGGCCGACGTGATGCTGCTGCTCAACCTCGCCGACCGGGGACAGGACAACTCCGAGCGGGCCCGCCGGCTCAGCCGAGCCAGCCGGGCCGAGCTGCCCCCGTGCCTCACCATCGACCGCAGCGCCATGCGGGTCACCCTGAGCCGGCGCCAGGCCCACGACGTCCAACCCGGCTCCACCTGCATCGACGACTGCCCGTTCCGGCTGTGCCCGCTGCCGCCGAAGGGAGACGAGCTGCCGTACCAGATGGACGAGGCGTTCTGCGCCCACCAGATCGATCTCGTCGGGCACTGGTTCCGGGCTCCGGGGCGGGCGGACTGGCAGGCGGTGAACCGGGAGGATTTGCGGACTTTCTGGCGAGAGATGTCCGAGCGAATGGCCCCCGCCTGGCGGAAGTGA
- a CDS encoding DUF5709 domain-containing protein, which yields MSQTERTDTFEEWNVVEDDGVLDASDTLDDRVGDPLDTGIAAGDRWTGANRFGTTPAEERAGEPLEQLLAQEEPDIDPYAEAADDEDELTRRGYERERRAGRLVAYDEGLGEDEEADSLAWDVGIDGGAASAEEAAVHLVDDPNGPGEGPLR from the coding sequence GTGAGCCAGACCGAGAGAACCGACACCTTCGAGGAGTGGAACGTGGTCGAGGACGACGGTGTCCTGGACGCCTCGGACACCCTGGACGACCGGGTCGGCGATCCCCTCGACACCGGAATCGCCGCCGGAGACCGCTGGACGGGTGCGAACCGGTTCGGCACGACACCCGCAGAGGAGCGGGCGGGCGAGCCCCTGGAGCAGCTGTTGGCCCAGGAGGAGCCGGACATCGACCCGTACGCCGAGGCCGCCGACGACGAGGACGAGCTGACCCGGCGTGGGTACGAGCGCGAGAGGCGCGCGGGACGCCTGGTCGCCTACGACGAGGGCCTCGGCGAGGACGAGGAAGCCGACTCCTTGGCGTGGGATGTCGGGATCGACGGGGGTGCGGCGAGCGCGGAGGAGGCCGCGGTGCACCTGGTCGACGACCCCAACGGCCCGGGCGAGGGCCCGTTGCGGTGA
- a CDS encoding STAS domain-containing protein, which produces MTTSAISFAVGATLTRADIPALCADLAEVLRGRDRGVVVCDVTGVRPDVVAIEALARLGLTARRHGWRLVVSGGSATAGACRPSASAGSTEP; this is translated from the coding sequence GTGACGACCTCCGCGATCTCCTTCGCTGTCGGCGCGACTCTGACCCGCGCGGACATCCCCGCCCTCTGCGCTGACCTGGCCGAGGTGCTGCGTGGCCGGGACCGTGGCGTGGTGGTCTGCGACGTGACCGGGGTGCGCCCCGACGTGGTCGCGATCGAGGCGCTGGCCCGGCTGGGCCTGACCGCGCGGCGGCACGGCTGGCGGCTGGTGGTGAGCGGCGGCAGTGCCACTGCTGGAGCTTGCCGACCTTCGGCATCTGCCGGCTCAACCGAGCCTTGA
- a CDS encoding DUF2637 domain-containing protein — MLLIGGAAGAASFRHVHDVAAAHGQPGWLAWADAVVLELASIAAGLELRRNRRLDKSVAFPATVLTVAVFLSLAAQVVEAEASVIGWVAAALPALGFLTMVKIALGRADPAPPDHTAQPAPGEPGPPRIVDAAVPDTREPVPGPPLPVPTSTATVRDRTATVPARADQDPAVPDRRRGGPPVGDRGLEIPALVPAARTAAHTLAIHGTPLSRKELARQLRADGHHLSNATASALVRVLRAEATPPAPASPNLSHPEAA; from the coding sequence ATGTTGTTGATCGGTGGCGCGGCCGGCGCAGCCTCGTTCCGTCACGTCCATGACGTCGCGGCGGCGCACGGCCAGCCGGGATGGCTCGCCTGGGCCGACGCTGTCGTCCTGGAACTGGCCTCCATCGCCGCCGGCCTCGAACTGCGCCGCAACCGGCGCCTGGACAAGAGCGTTGCCTTCCCGGCGACCGTGCTGACCGTGGCGGTGTTCCTGTCCCTCGCAGCCCAGGTCGTGGAGGCCGAAGCGTCAGTGATCGGCTGGGTCGCCGCCGCGCTGCCGGCGCTCGGCTTCCTGACCATGGTGAAGATCGCCCTCGGCCGCGCCGACCCCGCCCCACCCGACCACACCGCCCAACCCGCACCGGGCGAGCCAGGACCACCGCGGATCGTGGACGCCGCGGTCCCGGACACCCGCGAACCGGTCCCTGGACCGCCGCTGCCGGTCCCCACGAGCACTGCCACGGTCCGGGACCGCACCGCCACGGTCCCGGCTAGAGCGGACCAGGACCCAGCGGTCCCGGACCGCCGCCGCGGCGGCCCGCCGGTCGGGGACCGGGGCCTGGAGATCCCCGCGCTGGTCCCGGCCGCCCGGACCGCCGCCCACACGCTCGCCATCCACGGGACACCGCTGTCCCGCAAGGAACTCGCCCGGCAACTACGCGCGGACGGGCACCACCTGTCCAACGCCACCGCTTCAGCACTCGTGCGCGTCCTCCGCGCCGAGGCCACCCCACCGGCCCCGGCCTCGCCGAACCTGTCACACCCGGAGGCCGCCTGA
- a CDS encoding IS3 family transposase (programmed frameshift): MVNKHYPAEFKADAVALYRSRPGATIAQIADDLGVNRETLRSWVRADDQRRGAAAGPAAPPASGSVEDENAALRRRVRELEEERDILRKAARYFAGGDALVNRFQFVADHQQRYGVKRLCQILGVSRSSFYYWRSAAEARAARQAADVALASRIRAVHAEHDGTYGAPRITAELRDAGQLVNRKRVARVMRRFGVQGLRLRRRTRTTVPDPAAAKAPDLIGRHFTAPAPNQRYVGDITYLPVGDRGFLYLATVLDLHSRRLAGWAIADHMRTDLVIDALHAAQRTRGSLDGAIMHTDHGAQYTSRAFAAACTTAGVRQSMSAVGSSADNAAAESFNATFKRETLQGRRAFTDKREARLAAFRWLHRYNTIRRHSRLGQQSPITYEKNTRPAPATLAPAA, encoded by the exons ATGGTGAACAAGCACTACCCCGCCGAGTTCAAGGCCGACGCGGTCGCGTTGTACCGGTCTCGGCCGGGGGCGACGATCGCGCAGATCGCTGACGATCTGGGCGTCAATCGGGAGACGTTGCGCAGTTGGGTCCGCGCTGATGATCAGCGTCGGGGCGCAGCGGCCGGGCCGGCGGCGCCGCCGGCGTCCGGGTCGGTGGAGGATGAGAACGCGGCGTTGCGGCGGCGGGTGCGGGAGTTGGAGGAGGAACGGGACATTCTGCGGAAGGCGGCCCGGTATTTCGCCGGGG GAGACGCGCTGGTGAACCGCTTCCAGTTCGTCGCCGACCATCAGCAGCGCTATGGCGTGAAGCGGTTGTGTCAGATCCTCGGGGTGTCCCGCTCGAGCTTCTACTACTGGCGATCGGCCGCCGAAGCGCGGGCCGCCCGGCAGGCCGCGGACGTCGCGCTGGCCAGCCGGATCCGGGCGGTGCACGCCGAGCACGACGGCACGTACGGAGCACCACGGATCACCGCCGAGCTGCGCGATGCCGGGCAGTTGGTCAACCGTAAGCGGGTCGCGCGGGTGATGCGCCGCTTCGGCGTGCAGGGTCTGCGGTTGCGCAGGCGAACTCGTACGACGGTGCCGGACCCGGCCGCGGCGAAGGCCCCGGATCTGATCGGCCGGCACTTCACCGCCCCCGCGCCGAACCAACGCTACGTCGGCGACATCACCTACCTGCCGGTCGGTGACCGCGGATTCCTCTACCTGGCCACCGTCCTCGACCTGCACTCCCGGCGCCTCGCGGGCTGGGCGATCGCCGACCACATGCGCACCGACCTGGTCATCGACGCCCTCCACGCGGCGCAGCGCACCCGGGGCAGCCTCGACGGGGCGATCATGCACACCGACCACGGAGCTCAATACACCTCCCGGGCCTTCGCCGCCGCCTGCACCACGGCAGGGGTCCGGCAGTCAATGAGCGCGGTCGGTAGCTCCGCCGACAACGCGGCCGCGGAGTCGTTCAACGCCACCTTCAAACGCGAGACCCTCCAGGGCCGCCGCGCCTTCACCGACAAACGCGAAGCCCGACTCGCCGCATTCCGCTGGCTGCACCGCTACAACACCATTCGACGCCACTCCCGGCTCGGACAGCAATCACCGATCACCTACGAGAAGAACACCCGCCCAGCGCCAGCTACGCTGGCCCCGGCCGCATAA
- a CDS encoding nucleotidyl transferase AbiEii/AbiGii toxin family protein, with protein MTDQPPVNRPVPAARSATSPPSNLRSLQDRLRNAARNQGALFGRLQRQLSALVVTEMLTRVKQPISGPPLLVKGGTALEFRLGLSASRTSKDLDAVVRGDLADFVSRAAEAVKIPWAGFSGRVTRQAEADIPGLAVKPRRFEVKLSYHNKPFATVPRRDQCR; from the coding sequence GTGACGGATCAGCCTCCTGTCAACCGCCCGGTTCCCGCGGCCCGCAGTGCCACGTCACCGCCGAGCAACCTGCGCTCACTGCAAGACCGTCTACGCAATGCCGCCAGGAACCAGGGAGCGCTGTTCGGGCGGCTGCAGCGCCAGCTCAGCGCACTGGTTGTCACCGAGATGCTTACCCGGGTCAAGCAGCCCATCAGTGGCCCACCGCTGCTGGTCAAAGGTGGAACCGCGCTCGAGTTCCGACTCGGGCTATCAGCATCACGCACCTCCAAGGATCTTGATGCTGTCGTGCGTGGCGACCTCGCTGACTTCGTGTCCCGCGCGGCCGAGGCAGTCAAGATCCCCTGGGCCGGCTTCAGCGGTCGCGTCACCCGCCAAGCCGAGGCGGATATCCCCGGCCTGGCAGTCAAGCCTCGCCGTTTTGAGGTGAAGCTCAGCTACCACAACAAGCCGTTTGCCACAGTCCCCCGTAGAGATCAGTGCCGCTGA
- a CDS encoding nucleotidyl transferase AbiEii/AbiGii toxin family protein — MAAEYDEVSAPALDGLGFEPAAPVPCLSIRFQIAQKIHACTDPLTPGLVNTRARDLVDLLLLEPLVGDDQLPEVREACEQVFAARARHSWPPVLQVPAIWADLYPSAAEGLEDYVPADVQQAAEAVQLFINRIVTADHGDESPANERSGPSDAQPVRS; from the coding sequence GTGGCCGCCGAGTACGACGAGGTCAGCGCGCCCGCGCTTGACGGTCTCGGGTTCGAGCCCGCCGCACCCGTTCCCTGTCTGTCGATCCGCTTTCAGATCGCTCAAAAGATCCACGCCTGTACCGATCCGCTAACCCCGGGCTTGGTGAACACGCGTGCCCGCGACCTCGTGGACCTACTGCTGCTAGAACCACTCGTCGGTGATGACCAACTCCCTGAAGTACGGGAAGCCTGCGAGCAGGTCTTCGCCGCACGTGCGCGTCATTCGTGGCCCCCGGTGCTGCAGGTGCCTGCCATCTGGGCCGACCTATATCCCTCGGCAGCCGAAGGCCTCGAAGACTACGTACCGGCTGATGTGCAGCAGGCTGCTGAAGCGGTCCAACTGTTCATCAACCGCATCGTCACAGCCGACCACGGCGATGAGAGCCCGGCCAATGAGCGCTCCGGGCCTAGCGACGCTCAGCCCGTGAGGAGCTAA
- a CDS encoding DivIVA domain-containing protein, which yields MIYVTGERLRPHQIRAAAFDTRWRGLNPDQVHAYLNQLADELDRLHRELTTANTEAERIRQALRQWQSRHAGCRFTEPDWSPNNRWQR from the coding sequence GTGATCTACGTGACCGGAGAACGCCTGCGACCGCACCAGATCCGCGCCGCCGCCTTCGACACCCGCTGGCGCGGCCTCAACCCCGACCAGGTCCACGCCTACCTCAACCAGCTCGCCGACGAGCTCGACCGCCTGCACCGCGAGCTGACCACCGCCAACACCGAGGCCGAGCGCATCCGCCAGGCCCTACGCCAGTGGCAGTCGCGCCACGCCGGCTGCCGCTTCACCGAGCCGGACTGGTCACCCAACAATCGGTGGCAGCGATGA
- a CDS encoding winged helix-turn-helix domain-containing protein, with product MSPIPLSYTDIAADIAARIKKGEYEPGAKLPSYSQLADLYSVSFSTAARAIALLRDRGIVVGAPGRGVFVADQPSG from the coding sequence GTGTCCCCTATCCCGCTCAGCTACACCGACATCGCCGCCGACATCGCGGCAAGGATCAAGAAGGGCGAGTACGAGCCCGGAGCCAAGCTGCCGTCGTACTCCCAGCTCGCCGACCTCTACTCTGTGTCATTCTCCACCGCAGCTCGTGCCATCGCCCTGCTTCGCGACCGGGGCATCGTCGTCGGGGCACCGGGCCGCGGCGTCTTCGTCGCCGATCAACCGAGCGGATAG
- a CDS encoding DNA cytosine methyltransferase, which translates to MTDTLEDGSDKLRVVDLFAGCGGLTSGFHSTGRYRSVGAVEFDLAAASTYAANFGEENVYWGDIAEWVKGDLPSADVVIGGPPCQGFSNLGKRDIGDPRNSMWRQYVKALVKIKPAAFLLENVPQFERSSQFDSFRKEMEPGGQLSDYWLTCKPVLAANFGAAQLRRRFIVIGTLKDYPKIQVPEGNVPRKEWRTVRDAIWDLRNSVIPENTELPDDTDRFFGQQVPGAFKASSLDFARRYAEISLERMRSIPPEGDRRSIPQHLLPPCWVGRTDGMDVFARLRWDRPSVTIRTEFFKPEKGRYLHPEEHRALSHHEAALLQGFKDDFKWCGTKIQIARQIGNAVPVELAAGLANHIADTLARR; encoded by the coding sequence GTGACGGACACGTTGGAGGACGGGTCGGACAAGCTTCGAGTCGTCGACCTCTTCGCCGGTTGCGGCGGTCTGACCTCCGGCTTCCACAGCACCGGCCGTTACCGGTCCGTGGGGGCCGTCGAATTCGACCTCGCCGCTGCGTCGACGTACGCTGCGAATTTTGGCGAAGAGAACGTCTACTGGGGCGACATCGCGGAATGGGTGAAGGGCGACCTACCGTCGGCTGACGTCGTAATCGGCGGCCCACCCTGTCAGGGCTTTTCCAACCTGGGCAAGCGCGACATCGGTGATCCGCGCAACTCCATGTGGCGCCAGTACGTCAAGGCCCTGGTGAAGATCAAACCTGCGGCGTTCTTGCTCGAAAACGTGCCACAGTTCGAGCGCTCCAGCCAATTCGACAGCTTTCGTAAGGAGATGGAACCGGGCGGACAGCTCAGCGACTATTGGCTGACCTGCAAGCCGGTTCTCGCCGCGAATTTCGGAGCGGCGCAGCTGCGCCGCAGGTTCATCGTTATCGGGACGCTGAAGGACTACCCGAAGATACAGGTGCCGGAAGGAAATGTACCCCGAAAAGAATGGAGAACCGTACGCGACGCCATCTGGGATCTCCGCAACTCCGTTATCCCGGAGAACACCGAGCTTCCGGACGACACTGACCGATTCTTCGGGCAGCAGGTACCCGGAGCCTTCAAGGCGTCGTCCCTGGACTTCGCACGACGGTACGCGGAGATTTCGCTCGAGCGGATGAGGAGCATCCCACCGGAGGGTGATCGGCGTAGCATCCCGCAGCATCTCCTTCCCCCATGCTGGGTGGGGCGGACCGACGGCATGGACGTGTTCGCGCGCCTGCGCTGGGACCGACCGTCGGTCACCATCAGGACCGAGTTCTTCAAGCCGGAGAAGGGTCGTTACCTGCACCCTGAGGAACACCGGGCATTGAGCCACCACGAGGCGGCACTGCTGCAGGGCTTCAAGGACGACTTCAAGTGGTGCGGAACCAAAATTCAGATCGCTCGACAGATCGGCAACGCCGTGCCCGTCGAGCTGGCGGCGGGACTGGCGAATCACATCGCCGACACGTTGGCGCGCCGCTGA
- a CDS encoding PD-(D/E)XK motif protein, which translates to MRESEPNMLERAWAVLVPPRGKALTSFPLEVLCGKEPCRVALDAAGARHLLVPAGDQAVTVDTKPAVLRLAIRKLGFGGAALTYIDVSCAEADLFPEFDEVVTDVLEAVSDAPRPASAAVEAVTRWRRLFRSSLLRGMSRQAKLGLFAELVMLSALVEADPGFPVQAWRGPLNEPHDFESTARCLEVKALSAVGDGIIVHGLEQLNTHDDRPLDLVLIRVLEDPDGSSVSDRVRWLRGVVASRSDLRTRLSAVGWSEQPDRPDLDMFAVGEVLRVVVDGETPRVVPTSLVAGGLPSGIDKLSYQVDLAALLPLAAGASLSEIAEEAVR; encoded by the coding sequence GTGAGGGAGTCCGAGCCGAACATGCTGGAGCGCGCGTGGGCGGTGCTGGTACCGCCACGTGGCAAGGCGCTGACCTCCTTCCCGCTCGAGGTCCTGTGCGGAAAGGAGCCCTGCCGCGTTGCGCTCGATGCCGCCGGCGCCCGGCACCTTCTCGTACCGGCGGGCGATCAAGCGGTGACCGTCGACACGAAACCGGCGGTGCTCAGGCTGGCGATCCGCAAGCTCGGCTTCGGAGGGGCGGCGCTTACCTACATCGACGTCTCATGCGCCGAGGCCGACCTGTTCCCCGAGTTCGACGAGGTCGTGACCGATGTACTGGAGGCGGTATCGGACGCGCCGAGACCTGCATCGGCGGCCGTCGAAGCAGTCACCCGTTGGCGCAGACTCTTCCGAAGCTCGCTTCTCCGAGGCATGTCCCGGCAGGCCAAGCTCGGGCTGTTCGCCGAGTTGGTGATGCTCTCCGCCCTCGTCGAAGCAGATCCCGGCTTCCCGGTACAAGCATGGCGTGGACCCCTCAACGAGCCGCACGATTTCGAGTCGACGGCTCGGTGCCTGGAGGTCAAGGCCCTGAGTGCCGTGGGCGACGGCATCATCGTCCACGGGCTGGAGCAGCTGAACACGCATGACGACCGCCCCTTGGATCTTGTCCTGATCAGAGTGTTGGAAGATCCTGACGGGAGCAGTGTGAGCGACCGCGTCCGCTGGCTCCGCGGTGTCGTCGCGTCGCGATCCGACCTCCGGACCCGTCTTTCGGCAGTGGGCTGGTCCGAACAGCCCGATCGACCCGACCTCGACATGTTCGCTGTCGGCGAGGTGCTCAGGGTGGTCGTGGACGGAGAAACGCCTCGTGTCGTACCAACGTCCCTCGTCGCCGGGGGGCTGCCAAGCGGCATCGACAAGCTGAGTTACCAGGTGGACCTTGCCGCGCTGCTTCCGCTTGCCGCTGGCGCCTCGCTCTCCGAGATCGCGGAGGAGGCAGTGCGATGA